The following coding sequences are from one Salvia hispanica cultivar TCC Black 2014 chromosome 3, UniMelb_Shisp_WGS_1.0, whole genome shotgun sequence window:
- the LOC125214803 gene encoding agamous-like MADS-box protein AGL61 isoform X2 produces MGRRKLEIKRIEDKSSRQVTFSKRRNGLFKKAKELSVLCDLDIGVIIYSCRGKPYHFCSTNSLSEIVQRYHNRAETEAGPSNQVGESQGYLCSEIYLSFVKLPALPSLEVWPSRRLNIQNTHVFSNVKSFFKLWIGSSTSQASMISASQTLYIWRNSLKLHYYRPEQLRQICFWGLYLAFTERRSCWRKRIKCCRRRFVRARRRRR; encoded by the exons atggGGAGGAGGAAGCTCGAGATCAAGCGAATCGAGGATAAGAGCTCGCGCCAGGTCACCTTCTCCAAGCGCCGGAATGGATTGTTTAAAAAGGCCAAGGAGCTATCGGTGCTCTGCGACCTCGACATCGGCGTCATTATCTACTCTTGCCGGGGGAAGCCTTACCACTTCTGCAGCACCAACAg CTTGAGTGAGATTGTTCAACGGTATCATAATCGGGCTGAGACAGAAGCAGGTCCCTCCAATCAAGTTGGTGAGTCACAG GGTTACTTGTGTTCAgaaatttatttgagttttgtcAAGCTGCCGGCATTGCCCTCCTTGGAGGTGTGGCCTTCTCGAAG GCTCAATATTCAAAATACTCACGTTTTCTCAAATGTCAAGAGCTTCTTCAAATTGTGGATAG GGAGCTCGACAAGCCAAGCGTCGATGATCTCAGCGTCACAGACTTTGTACATCTGGAGAAACAGTTTGAAACTGCACTACTACAGACCCGAGCAACTAAG ACAAATTTGCTTCTGGGGTCTTTATCTAGCCTTCACGGAAAG GAGAAGCTGCTGgaggaagagaataaaatgcTGCAGGAGAAG ATTTGTGCGAGCAAGACGAAGACGGCGATGA
- the LOC125215658 gene encoding glutamic acid-rich protein-like isoform X3, producing the protein MIMGTHFYNNQTHSSKHSAELKIHVIQRKRRRPRPCRAAQSQANAFRSFSETQKVDIERYLDKKLQATTVKQPLHHLIMMDKDHMPAELVRDGQKIVKRVKWDNEIDLSKLDQFEKLEEKNKDTEENEEEEVEEEGNEEDGEISDDGDYEQNQDFDDDEDDYNMAEENDEDIY; encoded by the exons ATGATAATGGGCACCCACTTTTACAATAACCAGACTCATTCTTCAAAGCACTCCGCTGAGCTGAAAATACATGTCATTCAGAGGAAGAGGCGGCGGCCGCGGCCGTGCAGGGCCGCCCAGAGCCAAGCAAATGCCTTTCGATCTTTTTCCG AAACACAAAAAGTAGACATAGAGAGGTACTTGGATAAGAAATTGCAGGCAACAACTGTTAAGCAACCACTCCATCACTTAATAATGATGGACAAAGATCATATGCCTGCAGAACTAGTCAGAG ATGGACAGAAGATTGTCAAGAGAGTCAAGTGGGACAATGAAATAG ACTTGAGCAAACTTGATCAGTTTGAGAAGCTTGAGGAAAAGAACAAG GACACAGAAGAAAACGAAGAGGAGGAAGTAGAAGAGGAGGGAAATGAAGAAGATGGAGAAATAAGTGATGATGGTGATTATGAGCAG aatcaagattttgatgacGATGAAGATGATTATAACATGGCTGAGGAGAATG ATGAGGATATATATTGA
- the LOC125214803 gene encoding agamous-like MADS-box protein AGL61 isoform X3, whose product MGRRKLEIKRIEDKSSRQVTFSKRRNGLFKKAKELSVLCDLDIGVIIYSCRGKPYHFCSTNSLSEIVQRYHNRAETEAGPSNQVGESQGYLCSEIYLSFVKLPALPSLEVWPSRRLNIQNTHVFSNVKSFFKLWIGSSTSQASMISASQTLYIWRNSLKLHYYRPEQLRRPPLSGLRQICFWGLYLAFTERRSCWRKRIKCCRRR is encoded by the exons atggGGAGGAGGAAGCTCGAGATCAAGCGAATCGAGGATAAGAGCTCGCGCCAGGTCACCTTCTCCAAGCGCCGGAATGGATTGTTTAAAAAGGCCAAGGAGCTATCGGTGCTCTGCGACCTCGACATCGGCGTCATTATCTACTCTTGCCGGGGGAAGCCTTACCACTTCTGCAGCACCAACAg CTTGAGTGAGATTGTTCAACGGTATCATAATCGGGCTGAGACAGAAGCAGGTCCCTCCAATCAAGTTGGTGAGTCACAG GGTTACTTGTGTTCAgaaatttatttgagttttgtcAAGCTGCCGGCATTGCCCTCCTTGGAGGTGTGGCCTTCTCGAAG GCTCAATATTCAAAATACTCACGTTTTCTCAAATGTCAAGAGCTTCTTCAAATTGTGGATAG GGAGCTCGACAAGCCAAGCGTCGATGATCTCAGCGTCACAGACTTTGTACATCTGGAGAAACAGTTTGAAACTGCACTACTACAGACCCGAGCAACTAAG GAGACCACCTCTTAGTGGACTGAG ACAAATTTGCTTCTGGGGTCTTTATCTAGCCTTCACGGAAAG GAGAAGCTGCTGgaggaagagaataaaatgcTGCAGGAGAAGGTAG
- the LOC125209455 gene encoding glutamic acid-rich protein-like, translated as MSFRGRGGRGRGGPPRAKQMPFDLFPEIPIGVVRYSVEEVNKYSRFVSWSQNLHIFFETSPYHYQDRRLTLPKSQKVDIERYSDKKLQATRVKQPLHHLIMMDKDHMPAELVRGGHHTVKRVKWDNEIDLNKLDQFEKLEEKNKGTEEENEEEEIEEEENEDNEEFSDDEEYTKGEYVDDDEDDLNMDEEANEDDNAIY; from the exons ATGTCATTCAGAGGAAGAGGCGGCCGCGGCCGTGGTGGCCCCCCTAGAGCCAAGCAAATGCCCTTCGATCTTTTCCCG GAAATTCCGATAGGCGTTGTGAGGTATTCTGTGGAAGAAGTAAACAAGTACTCTAGGTTTGTGTCTTGGTCACAGAATCTGCACATCTTTTTCGAGACATCTCCTTATCATTACCAAGATAGAAGGCTAACCTTACCGA AATCGCAAAAAGTAGACATAGAGAGGTACTCGGATAAGAAATTGCAGGCAACAAGGGTTAAACAACCACTCCATCACTTAATAATGATGGACAAAGATCATATGCCTGCAGAACTAGTCAGAG GTGGACATCACACTGTCAAGAGAGTCAAGTGGGACAATGAAATAG ACTTGAACAAACTTGATCAGTTTGAGAAGCTTGAGGAAAAGAATAAG GGaactgaagaagaaaacgaaGAGGAGGaaatagaagaagaggaaaatgaAGACAATGAAGAATTTAGTGATGACGAAGAATATACGAAG GGTGAatatgttgatgatgatgaagatgactTAAACATGGATGAGGAGGCGAACGAAGATG ATAACGCGATTTATTGA
- the LOC125214803 gene encoding agamous-like MADS-box protein AGL31 isoform X4 gives MGRRKLEIKRIEDKSSRQVTFSKRRNGLFKKAKELSVLCDLDIGVIIYSCRGKPYHFCSTNSLSEIVQRYHNRAETEAGPSNQVGESQAQYSKYSRFLKCQELLQIVDRELDKPSVDDLSVTDFVHLEKQFETALLQTRATKTNLLLGSLSSLHGKEKLLEEENKMLQEKICASKTKTAMKMPAFDLNALPGGETE, from the exons atggGGAGGAGGAAGCTCGAGATCAAGCGAATCGAGGATAAGAGCTCGCGCCAGGTCACCTTCTCCAAGCGCCGGAATGGATTGTTTAAAAAGGCCAAGGAGCTATCGGTGCTCTGCGACCTCGACATCGGCGTCATTATCTACTCTTGCCGGGGGAAGCCTTACCACTTCTGCAGCACCAACAg CTTGAGTGAGATTGTTCAACGGTATCATAATCGGGCTGAGACAGAAGCAGGTCCCTCCAATCAAGTTGGTGAGTCACAG GCTCAATATTCAAAATACTCACGTTTTCTCAAATGTCAAGAGCTTCTTCAAATTGTGGATAG GGAGCTCGACAAGCCAAGCGTCGATGATCTCAGCGTCACAGACTTTGTACATCTGGAGAAACAGTTTGAAACTGCACTACTACAGACCCGAGCAACTAAG ACAAATTTGCTTCTGGGGTCTTTATCTAGCCTTCACGGAAAG GAGAAGCTGCTGgaggaagagaataaaatgcTGCAGGAGAAG ATTTGTGCGAGCAAGACGAAGACGGCGATGAAGATGCCGGCCTTTGATCTGAATGCGTTGCCGGGGGGCGAAACTGAGTGA
- the LOC125216231 gene encoding homeobox-leucine zipper protein HOX3-like isoform X1, whose protein sequence is MENCHTPFCLDLTIGFSSSSLLSSGESGGGSTIKELDINQVPSSGTEEECMEVEEEDESPNGGGPARRKKLRLTKEQSHLLEESFGQNHTLNPREKETLAEILGLKPRQVEVWFQNRRARSKLKQTEMECEYLKRWFGSLSEQNRKLHKEVEELRAINVGSHRHSHLSPPASALSMCPRCERVTAASNTKMSHLRQRQLSAACYN, encoded by the exons ATGGAGAATTGTCATACTCCTTTTTGCTTGGACTTAACCATAGGCTTCTcttcttcatctcttttatCCTCCG GGGAAAGTGGTGGTGGTAGCACAATTAAAGAGCTGGACATAAACCAAGTGCCCTCATCAGGAACCGAAGAAGAATGCATggaagttgaagaagaagacgaaagCCCGAATGGGGGCGGCCCGGCTCGGAGAAAGAAGCTTCGCCTCACCAAAGAGCAGTCTCATCTTCTTGAAGAAAGCTTCGGACAAAATCACACCTTAAACCCT agagagaaggaaactTTGGCAGAAATATTAGGCTTAAAGCCAAGGCAAGTTGAGGTCTGGTTTCAGAATCGTAGAGCAAg GAGCAAGCTGAAGCAGACAGAAATGGAGTGTGAGTACTTGAAAAGATGGTTTGGATCACTGAGTGAGCAAAACAGGAAGCTGCATAAAGAGGTGGAGGAGCTCAGGGCAATTAACGTCGGCAGCCACCGCCACAGCCACCTCTCGCCACCGGCTTCTGCCCTCTCGATGTGCCCTCGCTGCGAGCGCGTCACCGCCGCCTCCAACACAAAGATGTCTCATCTCCGGCAACGGCAACTCTCCGCTGCTTGCTATAATTAG
- the LOC125214803 gene encoding uncharacterized protein LOC125214803 isoform X1, which yields MGRRKLEIKRIEDKSSRQVTFSKRRNGLFKKAKELSVLCDLDIGVIIYSCRGKPYHFCSTNSLSEIVQRYHNRAETEAGPSNQVGESQGYLCSEIYLSFVKLPALPSLEVWPSRRLNIQNTHVFSNVKSFFKLWIGSSTSQASMISASQTLYIWRNSLKLHYYRPEQLRRPPLSGLRQICFWGLYLAFTERRSCWRKRIKCCRRRFVRARRRRR from the exons atggGGAGGAGGAAGCTCGAGATCAAGCGAATCGAGGATAAGAGCTCGCGCCAGGTCACCTTCTCCAAGCGCCGGAATGGATTGTTTAAAAAGGCCAAGGAGCTATCGGTGCTCTGCGACCTCGACATCGGCGTCATTATCTACTCTTGCCGGGGGAAGCCTTACCACTTCTGCAGCACCAACAg CTTGAGTGAGATTGTTCAACGGTATCATAATCGGGCTGAGACAGAAGCAGGTCCCTCCAATCAAGTTGGTGAGTCACAG GGTTACTTGTGTTCAgaaatttatttgagttttgtcAAGCTGCCGGCATTGCCCTCCTTGGAGGTGTGGCCTTCTCGAAG GCTCAATATTCAAAATACTCACGTTTTCTCAAATGTCAAGAGCTTCTTCAAATTGTGGATAG GGAGCTCGACAAGCCAAGCGTCGATGATCTCAGCGTCACAGACTTTGTACATCTGGAGAAACAGTTTGAAACTGCACTACTACAGACCCGAGCAACTAAG GAGACCACCTCTTAGTGGACTGAG ACAAATTTGCTTCTGGGGTCTTTATCTAGCCTTCACGGAAAG GAGAAGCTGCTGgaggaagagaataaaatgcTGCAGGAGAAG ATTTGTGCGAGCAAGACGAAGACGGCGATGA
- the LOC125216231 gene encoding homeobox-leucine zipper protein HOX3-like isoform X2, protein MEVEEEDESPNGGGPARRKKLRLTKEQSHLLEESFGQNHTLNPREKETLAEILGLKPRQVEVWFQNRRARSKLKQTEMECEYLKRWFGSLSEQNRKLHKEVEELRAINVGSHRHSHLSPPASALSMCPRCERVTAASNTKMSHLRQRQLSAACYN, encoded by the exons ATggaagttgaagaagaagacgaaagCCCGAATGGGGGCGGCCCGGCTCGGAGAAAGAAGCTTCGCCTCACCAAAGAGCAGTCTCATCTTCTTGAAGAAAGCTTCGGACAAAATCACACCTTAAACCCT agagagaaggaaactTTGGCAGAAATATTAGGCTTAAAGCCAAGGCAAGTTGAGGTCTGGTTTCAGAATCGTAGAGCAAg GAGCAAGCTGAAGCAGACAGAAATGGAGTGTGAGTACTTGAAAAGATGGTTTGGATCACTGAGTGAGCAAAACAGGAAGCTGCATAAAGAGGTGGAGGAGCTCAGGGCAATTAACGTCGGCAGCCACCGCCACAGCCACCTCTCGCCACCGGCTTCTGCCCTCTCGATGTGCCCTCGCTGCGAGCGCGTCACCGCCGCCTCCAACACAAAGATGTCTCATCTCCGGCAACGGCAACTCTCCGCTGCTTGCTATAATTAG
- the LOC125214803 gene encoding MADS-box protein 04g005320-like isoform X6 has protein sequence MGRRKLEIKRIEDKSSRQVTFSKRRNGLFKKAKELSVLCDLDIGVIIYSCRGKPYHFCSTNSLSEIVQRYHNRAETEAGPSNQVGESQGYLCSEIYLSFVKLPALPSLEVWPSRRLNIQNTHVFSNVKSFFKLWIGSSTSQASMISASQTLYIWRNSLKLHYYRPEQLRRPPLSGLS, from the exons atggGGAGGAGGAAGCTCGAGATCAAGCGAATCGAGGATAAGAGCTCGCGCCAGGTCACCTTCTCCAAGCGCCGGAATGGATTGTTTAAAAAGGCCAAGGAGCTATCGGTGCTCTGCGACCTCGACATCGGCGTCATTATCTACTCTTGCCGGGGGAAGCCTTACCACTTCTGCAGCACCAACAg CTTGAGTGAGATTGTTCAACGGTATCATAATCGGGCTGAGACAGAAGCAGGTCCCTCCAATCAAGTTGGTGAGTCACAG GGTTACTTGTGTTCAgaaatttatttgagttttgtcAAGCTGCCGGCATTGCCCTCCTTGGAGGTGTGGCCTTCTCGAAG GCTCAATATTCAAAATACTCACGTTTTCTCAAATGTCAAGAGCTTCTTCAAATTGTGGATAG GGAGCTCGACAAGCCAAGCGTCGATGATCTCAGCGTCACAGACTTTGTACATCTGGAGAAACAGTTTGAAACTGCACTACTACAGACCCGAGCAACTAAG GAGACCACCTCTTAGTGGACTGAGTTGA
- the LOC125215658 gene encoding glutamic acid-rich protein-like isoform X2 yields the protein MPFDLFPEIPIGVVKYSVEEVNKYSRFVSWSQNLQTFFETSPYHYQDRRLTLQKTQKVDIERYLDKKLQATTVKQPLHHLIMMDKDHMPAELVRDGQKIVKRVKWDNEIDLSKLDQFEKLEEKNKDTEENEEEEVEEEGNEEDGEISDDGDYEQNQDFDDDEDDYNMAEENDEDIY from the exons ATGCCTTTCGATCTTTTTCCG GAAATTCCGATAGGCGTTGTGAAGTATTCTGTGGAAGAAGTAAACAAATACTCTAGGTTTGTGTCTTGGTCACAGAATCTGCAGACCTTTTTCGAGACATCTCCTTACCATTACCAAGATAGAAGGCTAACCCTACAGA AAACACAAAAAGTAGACATAGAGAGGTACTTGGATAAGAAATTGCAGGCAACAACTGTTAAGCAACCACTCCATCACTTAATAATGATGGACAAAGATCATATGCCTGCAGAACTAGTCAGAG ATGGACAGAAGATTGTCAAGAGAGTCAAGTGGGACAATGAAATAG ACTTGAGCAAACTTGATCAGTTTGAGAAGCTTGAGGAAAAGAACAAG GACACAGAAGAAAACGAAGAGGAGGAAGTAGAAGAGGAGGGAAATGAAGAAGATGGAGAAATAAGTGATGATGGTGATTATGAGCAG aatcaagattttgatgacGATGAAGATGATTATAACATGGCTGAGGAGAATG ATGAGGATATATATTGA
- the LOC125215658 gene encoding glutamic acid-rich protein-like isoform X1, whose amino-acid sequence MSFRGRGGGRGRAGPPRAKQMPFDLFPEIPIGVVKYSVEEVNKYSRFVSWSQNLQTFFETSPYHYQDRRLTLQKTQKVDIERYLDKKLQATTVKQPLHHLIMMDKDHMPAELVRDGQKIVKRVKWDNEIDLSKLDQFEKLEEKNKDTEENEEEEVEEEGNEEDGEISDDGDYEQNQDFDDDEDDYNMAEENDEDIY is encoded by the exons ATGTCATTCAGAGGAAGAGGCGGCGGCCGCGGCCGTGCAGGGCCGCCCAGAGCCAAGCAAATGCCTTTCGATCTTTTTCCG GAAATTCCGATAGGCGTTGTGAAGTATTCTGTGGAAGAAGTAAACAAATACTCTAGGTTTGTGTCTTGGTCACAGAATCTGCAGACCTTTTTCGAGACATCTCCTTACCATTACCAAGATAGAAGGCTAACCCTACAGA AAACACAAAAAGTAGACATAGAGAGGTACTTGGATAAGAAATTGCAGGCAACAACTGTTAAGCAACCACTCCATCACTTAATAATGATGGACAAAGATCATATGCCTGCAGAACTAGTCAGAG ATGGACAGAAGATTGTCAAGAGAGTCAAGTGGGACAATGAAATAG ACTTGAGCAAACTTGATCAGTTTGAGAAGCTTGAGGAAAAGAACAAG GACACAGAAGAAAACGAAGAGGAGGAAGTAGAAGAGGAGGGAAATGAAGAAGATGGAGAAATAAGTGATGATGGTGATTATGAGCAG aatcaagattttgatgacGATGAAGATGATTATAACATGGCTGAGGAGAATG ATGAGGATATATATTGA
- the LOC125216564 gene encoding extensin-like, whose translation MATSTLHKLLSTLAFLSTIFNFPAPTTSQECPYPCYPPPIGPGEIPPVTTTPPSTTFSPPALSNNPPAGIFPYDPPPTSTYGGAQPPPEPIVPWFPYYYRKPPHQDQSSSTAAQGSILIVFFISVFYYFAFN comes from the coding sequence ATGGCTACCTCCACTCTTCACAAGCTACTCTCAACTCTAGCCTTTCTCTCAACAATCTTCAACTTTCCGGCCCCCACGACGTCGCAGGAGTGCCCGTATCCGTGTTATCCGCCGCCTATAGGCCCCGGAGAAATCCCTCCGGTGACCACAACGCCGCCTTCTACCACTTTCTCCCCTCCAGCCCTCTCCAACAACCCTCCTGCCGGAATCTTCCCATACGATCCACCACCAACCTCTACTTACGGCGGCGCACAGCCGCCGCCGGAGCCTATAGTGCCGTGGTTTCCTTATTACTACCGGAAGCCACCACATCAAGATCAGTCTTCATCAACTGCTGCTCAAGGATCAATCCTCAtcgttttctttatttctgttttttattattttgcattcaattaa
- the LOC125214803 gene encoding agamous-like MADS-box protein AGL31 isoform X5: MGRRKLEIKRIEDKSSRQVTFSKRRNGLFKKAKELSVLCDLDIGVIIYSCRGKPYHFCSTNSLSEIVQRYHNRAETEAGPSNQVGESQAQYSKYSRFLKCQELLQIVDRELDKPSVDDLSVTDFVHLEKQFETALLQTRATKTNLLLGSLSSLHGKEKLLEEENKMLQEKVDLCEQDEDGDEDAGL; encoded by the exons atggGGAGGAGGAAGCTCGAGATCAAGCGAATCGAGGATAAGAGCTCGCGCCAGGTCACCTTCTCCAAGCGCCGGAATGGATTGTTTAAAAAGGCCAAGGAGCTATCGGTGCTCTGCGACCTCGACATCGGCGTCATTATCTACTCTTGCCGGGGGAAGCCTTACCACTTCTGCAGCACCAACAg CTTGAGTGAGATTGTTCAACGGTATCATAATCGGGCTGAGACAGAAGCAGGTCCCTCCAATCAAGTTGGTGAGTCACAG GCTCAATATTCAAAATACTCACGTTTTCTCAAATGTCAAGAGCTTCTTCAAATTGTGGATAG GGAGCTCGACAAGCCAAGCGTCGATGATCTCAGCGTCACAGACTTTGTACATCTGGAGAAACAGTTTGAAACTGCACTACTACAGACCCGAGCAACTAAG ACAAATTTGCTTCTGGGGTCTTTATCTAGCCTTCACGGAAAG GAGAAGCTGCTGgaggaagagaataaaatgcTGCAGGAGAAGGTAG ATTTGTGCGAGCAAGACGAAGACGGCGATGAAGATGCCGGCCTTTGA